The Paenibacillus sophorae genome has a segment encoding these proteins:
- the pdaB gene encoding polysaccharide deacetylase family sporulation protein PdaB, translating to MNSFYVFSGKKIKRFFYICAAALLAAGVVYVERGNITVFSESPPSAIYSVPTEKKLIALTFDISWGEKRPGPILKVLEDKKVDKATFFLSSPWSKTHQDIVANIKNAGYEIGSHGHKHVNYSTLSSEEIRTQITTAGTILNELTGKEPKLIRMPNGDFDKRVLQVANDLGYKVIQWDTDSLDWKNIGVENIVKRVTSKAHPGDIVLLHASDSCKQTHEALPQIIDALRSQGYEFVTVSELISQGSTEGKEVRDSAWLSDRLEDAAGL from the coding sequence ATGAATTCCTTCTATGTATTCAGCGGCAAAAAAATAAAACGTTTCTTCTATATTTGCGCCGCTGCTCTGCTTGCTGCCGGAGTCGTTTATGTAGAGCGTGGCAATATTACCGTTTTTTCCGAATCGCCCCCTTCTGCCATTTACAGTGTGCCTACGGAGAAAAAGCTGATCGCCTTGACTTTTGATATCAGTTGGGGAGAAAAACGTCCGGGGCCTATCCTCAAGGTGCTGGAGGACAAGAAAGTCGACAAGGCTACGTTCTTCCTGTCTTCCCCATGGAGCAAGACACATCAGGACATTGTGGCAAATATCAAGAATGCAGGGTATGAGATCGGCAGCCACGGCCACAAGCATGTCAATTACAGCACGTTGAGCAGCGAGGAAATTCGAACTCAGATTACGACAGCAGGTACGATTCTGAATGAATTGACCGGGAAAGAACCAAAGCTGATCCGCATGCCCAACGGCGATTTTGATAAAAGAGTCCTGCAAGTGGCAAACGACCTCGGCTATAAAGTCATCCAATGGGATACCGATTCTCTTGATTGGAAAAATATTGGCGTAGAAAATATAGTGAAGCGCGTGACCAGCAAAGCTCACCCTGGCGATATCGTGCTGCTCCATGCCAGCGACTCCTGCAAACAAACCCATGAAGCACTGCCTCAAATTATCGATGCACTCCGTAGTCAAGGCTATGAATTTGTGACTGTCTCCGAGCTAATCAGCCAGGGCAGCACCGAAGGCAAGGAAGTAAGGGACTCGGCGTGGCTTAGTGATCGTTTGGAGGATGCCGCTGGTTTGTAA
- a CDS encoding ArpU family phage packaging/lysis transcriptional regulator yields MNLSSLPELDRRQTQIAIESMLEKYRIFKTITFEAREASTTYSYTERFHGPTHVIADPTASLAAHNVDVPAARRAYCAAVESVVERLDNREQQLVRERYLRRDEVFDYTVYNHVFDPPVSKDTYVKIRTRAFYKMALAFKELNMLSLGPMIKTASKTQKANTGVLSNSR; encoded by the coding sequence ATGAATCTATCTTCTTTGCCTGAACTTGATCGGCGCCAAACTCAAATAGCGATTGAAAGCATGCTCGAGAAATACCGGATATTCAAAACGATTACTTTTGAGGCGAGAGAGGCTTCCACTACGTATTCTTACACGGAACGTTTTCATGGACCGACGCATGTTATTGCAGATCCTACCGCTTCGCTCGCTGCGCATAATGTGGACGTGCCTGCCGCCCGGAGAGCCTACTGTGCCGCTGTGGAATCGGTAGTGGAGAGATTGGACAACCGGGAACAGCAGCTGGTTAGGGAAAGATATTTGCGAAGGGATGAGGTATTCGATTATACGGTTTACAATCATGTATTCGACCCGCCCGTCAGCAAGGATACGTATGTTAAAATCCGGACGCGCGCTTTTTATAAAATGGCTTTGGCTTTCAAGGAGTTGAACATGCTGTCGCTGGGTCCGATGATCAAAACGGCGTCCAAAACGCAAAAGGCAAACACCGGCGTGCTTTCGAATAGCCGATAA
- a CDS encoding Mrp/NBP35 family ATP-binding protein, translating into MLSREQIQELLLPITDPETGKSLVEMQLIRDIMIKEDRISLSLVCLETDETKRMELEQEVRDRLREGGAENVHIRLRDATDHERSQLNQRETTGGEEKLKGHAAGLEGHGLISEDSGVHFIAIASGKGGVGKSTVTVNLAAALARRGKRVGLIDADIYGFSVPDMMGIEEGPVVEGGTIIPVERFGVKVMSMGFFIRENNPVIWRGPMLGKMLRQFFSDVAWGELDYMLLDLPPGTGDVALDVHQMLPQSKEVIVTTPHATAAFVAARAGSMALQTDHEILGVIENMAYYQCSACGQKDYIFGRGGGAKLAENLHTDLIGQIPLGAPDNHVSEPDFSPSVYKAGTDTAQLFDEIADRLIIKCE; encoded by the coding sequence ATGCTGTCCAGGGAACAAATACAAGAATTACTTCTGCCGATTACCGATCCGGAAACCGGAAAAAGCCTGGTAGAAATGCAGTTGATCCGCGATATTATGATTAAGGAAGACCGTATTTCTTTATCTTTGGTATGTCTGGAAACGGATGAGACGAAGCGGATGGAGCTTGAACAGGAGGTTAGGGATCGTCTGCGGGAAGGCGGCGCCGAGAATGTCCATATCCGTTTGCGGGACGCAACCGACCATGAACGGTCTCAACTGAACCAAAGAGAGACAACCGGCGGTGAAGAGAAGCTAAAAGGTCACGCAGCGGGTCTGGAAGGCCATGGACTGATAAGCGAGGACTCGGGTGTTCATTTTATTGCCATAGCGAGCGGCAAGGGTGGAGTAGGCAAATCGACGGTTACGGTTAATCTGGCTGCTGCTCTTGCGAGAAGAGGCAAAAGGGTTGGTTTGATCGATGCCGATATTTACGGCTTCAGCGTTCCGGACATGATGGGAATCGAGGAAGGGCCTGTCGTCGAAGGCGGAACGATTATTCCTGTTGAGCGCTTCGGTGTGAAAGTGATGTCGATGGGCTTTTTTATCCGTGAAAATAATCCGGTGATCTGGCGCGGCCCGATGCTGGGTAAAATGCTGCGTCAATTCTTCAGCGATGTTGCTTGGGGAGAGCTTGACTATATGCTGCTGGACTTGCCTCCGGGAACGGGCGATGTGGCGCTTGACGTCCATCAAATGCTGCCACAGAGCAAAGAGGTTATTGTGACCACTCCCCATGCGACAGCGGCTTTTGTGGCGGCGAGAGCGGGCTCTATGGCGCTGCAGACGGATCACGAAATTCTTGGGGTTATCGAAAATATGGCTTATTATCAATGCTCTGCCTGCGGCCAAAAAGATTACATCTTCGGTCGTGGCGGGGGAGCTAAATTGGCTGAAAACCTGCACACGGACCTGATCGGGCAAATTCCGCTTGGAGCGCCGGACAACCATGTCTCCGAGCCCGATTTCTCGCCATCTGTCTATAAAGCAGGAACGGATACTGCACAGTTGTTCGACGAAATTGCAGATCGGCTTATCATCAAATGTGAATAA
- a CDS encoding transcriptional regulator, translating into MEHEFGLYLKRLRESKGLTLSQLAVAAGISGSQISRIENGLRGVPKPATLRRLAEAMNASYEELMERAGYLQEYEQMTEAIPEWATSKDKRDFKKMLEDDGELMFDGIPLNKEDRQRIKDVLTGLFWEAKQMNKRKPTSKPEKSDD; encoded by the coding sequence ATGGAACATGAGTTTGGATTATATTTAAAACGGCTGCGCGAGAGCAAAGGTCTTACCCTCAGCCAATTGGCTGTGGCCGCAGGCATCAGCGGTTCACAGATCTCACGCATTGAGAACGGGCTGCGCGGCGTACCCAAGCCAGCAACCTTGCGCAGACTGGCAGAAGCCATGAATGCCTCCTATGAGGAGCTTATGGAGCGGGCAGGATATTTACAAGAATATGAACAGATGACTGAAGCGATACCGGAATGGGCGACCAGCAAGGACAAACGCGATTTCAAAAAGATGCTGGAGGATGACGGAGAGCTGATGTTTGACGGAATTCCGCTTAACAAAGAGGACAGACAAAGAATAAAAGACGTGCTGACAGGCTTATTCTGGGAAGCCAAGCAGATGAATAAGCGCAAACCAACTTCCAAACCAGAGAAATCGGATGATTAA
- a CDS encoding phage tail assembly chaperone: MSEFSLFFAQNVSCDTTEEFIVSTRFKDKDGKPAAWKLRSMTEDENQECRKAATRKIKGKNGVYTPEIDANDYMAKLMTASVVYPDLKNAELQRSYGMLGAEALLRKMLLPGEFAALGERVQALNGFGTDMNELVDDVKN; encoded by the coding sequence ATGAGCGAATTCAGTTTGTTTTTTGCACAAAATGTAAGCTGCGACACGACCGAGGAATTTATCGTATCCACGCGCTTTAAAGATAAGGACGGCAAGCCCGCAGCCTGGAAGCTGCGCAGCATGACGGAGGACGAGAATCAGGAATGCCGGAAGGCGGCTACCCGGAAGATCAAAGGCAAGAACGGCGTCTACACGCCGGAAATCGACGCCAATGATTATATGGCCAAGCTGATGACGGCGAGCGTGGTATATCCCGATCTGAAAAATGCGGAGCTGCAGCGTTCTTACGGCATGCTGGGCGCGGAGGCGCTGCTGCGCAAAATGCTTCTGCCCGGCGAATTCGCCGCCCTCGGCGAGCGGGTGCAGGCGCTTAACGGCTTCGGCACCGATATGAACGAGCTGGTGGACGACGTAAAAAACTGA
- a CDS encoding stage II sporulation protein M gives MFSIFTFGRDIYTIRKALMLSCLLFIVGIAAGWIGTGSLERLLMQQLEGLGSISEKLRDSSNPQLSFFVFIFLNNSIKGVLIIFLGALFGILPAIFLLINGAVIGYLVHTFVLQGRDVFELIVKGLLPHGIIEIPAIIIACAFGLQFGANAAASMMRRTRSGGDWPSFMRQTLTASIWVVILLLIAAVIESTVTFALLS, from the coding sequence ATGTTCTCTATATTTACTTTTGGCCGTGATATCTACACAATACGCAAGGCGCTCATGCTCTCATGTCTGTTATTCATAGTCGGCATTGCAGCCGGATGGATTGGAACGGGAAGTCTGGAGCGGCTTCTGATGCAGCAGTTGGAGGGTCTGGGAAGCATTAGCGAAAAATTACGGGACTCGTCCAATCCGCAGTTGAGCTTTTTTGTGTTTATCTTTTTGAACAATAGCATTAAAGGCGTTCTGATTATTTTTCTAGGAGCCTTGTTCGGCATTCTTCCGGCTATCTTTCTCTTGATCAACGGGGCAGTCATCGGTTATTTGGTGCACACCTTTGTCCTTCAGGGAAGGGATGTATTCGAACTGATTGTCAAGGGGCTGCTGCCGCATGGGATTATTGAAATCCCCGCCATCATTATAGCTTGCGCATTCGGCCTTCAGTTTGGCGCCAACGCGGCGGCAAGCATGATGAGAAGAACCCGAAGCGGGGGAGATTGGCCATCTTTTATGCGCCAGACGCTGACGGCGTCCATTTGGGTCGTTATATTGCTGCTCATTGCAGCGGTCATTGAGAGCACAGTTACTTTTGCGCTCTTATCATAA
- a CDS encoding ImmA/IrrE family metallo-endopeptidase, whose product MDELVNQLIKKYKTNCPFELCRALGIHVRFMNLGEGTKGLYYRKLRRRFIVIHNELSLEWQRFVCAHELGHDRLHKGINRFFLEESSYFAPGKLERQANRFAVLLLTAVTSPEQDESLESYYSRLGIPPEVGFFLEP is encoded by the coding sequence ATGGATGAACTGGTCAATCAACTAATAAAAAAATATAAAACCAACTGTCCGTTTGAGCTATGCCGGGCTTTAGGTATCCATGTCCGATTCATGAACCTGGGCGAAGGAACCAAAGGGTTATACTATCGCAAGCTTCGAAGAAGATTTATTGTCATTCACAATGAGCTGTCTTTGGAATGGCAGCGATTTGTTTGTGCGCATGAATTGGGTCATGACCGGCTGCATAAAGGTATTAACCGGTTCTTTTTAGAGGAGAGCTCTTATTTCGCCCCGGGCAAGCTAGAACGTCAGGCTAATCGGTTTGCGGTTCTGCTGTTAACCGCGGTTACCTCTCCCGAGCAGGATGAATCGCTGGAAAGCTATTATTCACGTTTAGGCATCCCTCCGGAAGTCGGCTTTTTTTTGGAGCCTTAA
- a CDS encoding phage tail sheath family protein — MAGGTWTTQNKVRPGVYVNVSSQSGTIGKMGERGTAALALALSWGPAGEIIGITPQEDIAKLLGYDWTHEALLPVREALKRAGKLLLYRLNTGVKAEATASGLKTTAQYGGERGNDLSVVIASNIEDPAKFDVKTLLEGAEVDRQTVAAAADLLDNDYVTFEANGPEGLQASAGIPLTGGSNGTVTNQNHSDFLAALEVQDFQTVGLVSQDNSLKALYTSYVKRLRDSEGKKVQVVVSDYATAGYEGVISVKNGVILSDGTVVDKTNAVAWTAGATAAAAVNESLTYQAYDDAVDVDVRLSHSETTAALLNGELLFTYNGAKAVVEQDINTLTAFTPARDKAFSKNRVLRVLDGIAVDLKRIFETYFVGKVSNNEDGRALFWSQCAAYMNDLQDIGAIENFNAQTDISVVAGVDSDSVVLETAVKPVDSVEKVYLKVKVV, encoded by the coding sequence ATGGCTGGAGGAACATGGACAACGCAAAACAAGGTGCGTCCCGGGGTGTATGTGAATGTGTCATCCCAATCGGGCACAATCGGCAAAATGGGAGAACGCGGCACCGCCGCACTGGCTCTGGCGCTCTCCTGGGGGCCTGCCGGTGAAATCATCGGCATTACGCCTCAGGAAGATATCGCCAAGCTGCTCGGGTATGATTGGACGCATGAGGCGCTGCTTCCGGTGCGCGAAGCGCTCAAGCGGGCAGGCAAACTGCTGCTTTACCGACTGAATACCGGCGTCAAAGCCGAGGCAACGGCCAGCGGTTTGAAGACAACGGCTCAATATGGCGGTGAACGCGGCAATGATCTGTCGGTCGTGATTGCAAGCAATATCGAGGACCCGGCCAAGTTCGACGTTAAGACGCTGCTTGAGGGGGCGGAAGTGGACCGACAGACGGTTGCTGCCGCAGCCGATTTGCTGGATAACGACTATGTCACGTTCGAGGCGAACGGGCCGGAAGGACTCCAGGCATCTGCCGGCATTCCGCTTACGGGCGGAAGCAACGGGACTGTAACCAATCAGAACCACAGCGATTTTTTGGCCGCGCTGGAGGTGCAGGATTTTCAAACGGTCGGTCTGGTCTCGCAAGACAACTCGCTTAAAGCCCTCTACACCTCTTATGTGAAACGGCTTCGCGATTCTGAAGGCAAGAAGGTGCAGGTTGTTGTGTCGGATTACGCCACCGCCGGTTATGAAGGGGTCATCAGTGTAAAGAACGGCGTCATCCTAAGCGACGGCACCGTAGTTGATAAGACGAATGCGGTGGCATGGACAGCGGGAGCGACCGCAGCGGCTGCGGTAAATGAATCACTGACCTATCAGGCCTATGATGATGCGGTGGATGTCGATGTCCGTCTGAGCCATTCCGAGACGACGGCGGCGCTCCTGAATGGTGAACTGCTCTTTACTTACAACGGCGCAAAGGCGGTGGTCGAGCAGGATATCAATACGCTTACGGCGTTCACACCGGCGAGAGACAAGGCTTTTTCGAAAAACCGGGTTCTCCGTGTGCTGGACGGCATTGCGGTTGATCTGAAGCGTATTTTTGAAACTTACTTTGTTGGCAAAGTATCCAATAATGAGGACGGCCGTGCGCTGTTCTGGTCGCAGTGCGCCGCCTATATGAACGATCTACAGGATATCGGAGCTATTGAGAACTTCAACGCGCAGACCGATATTTCCGTCGTTGCCGGCGTCGACAGCGATAGCGTAGTGCTGGAAACAGCTGTAAAACCGGTGGATTCGGTAGAAAAAGTATATCTGAAAGTGAAGGTGGTTTAA
- the cwlD gene encoding N-acetylmuramoyl-L-alanine amidase CwlD, producing MSGRKGKKVSVWISWSSMKKGIWGIALMALLLGIISYDMPTARTWNYWSLPLSGKVIAIDAGHGGPDGGAVSREGLIEKDINLAVSLYLRDYLQQAGAVVIMTREGDYDLAGSDTRSYAKRKTEDLKQRVRTIEDKRADLFISIHMNSMPSNRWSGAQVFYYPNHSGNEALARLVQEEIRTTLANTDRTAKTVNTVYLLQALRMPSILVEVGFLSHPQESVLLGDDLYQRKVATSIYRGILRYEAGEQAKDYSSPKR from the coding sequence ATGTCCGGCCGTAAAGGTAAAAAGGTCTCGGTCTGGATCTCTTGGAGCAGCATGAAAAAGGGGATTTGGGGCATCGCCCTTATGGCCCTGCTGCTGGGCATTATTTCGTATGATATGCCTACCGCGAGAACGTGGAATTACTGGAGCCTGCCGCTGTCCGGCAAGGTCATTGCGATTGACGCGGGACATGGCGGTCCCGACGGAGGAGCAGTCAGCCGGGAAGGCTTGATTGAAAAAGACATCAATTTAGCCGTCTCGCTGTATTTGCGCGATTATCTGCAGCAGGCAGGCGCCGTCGTCATCATGACGCGTGAAGGCGATTATGATCTTGCCGGATCGGACACAAGGAGCTATGCCAAGCGCAAGACAGAAGACCTTAAACAGCGGGTCAGAACGATTGAGGATAAGAGAGCAGATCTTTTCATAAGCATACACATGAACAGCATGCCTTCAAACCGCTGGAGCGGCGCCCAAGTCTTCTACTATCCGAATCATTCGGGAAACGAAGCACTGGCCAGGCTGGTACAGGAGGAGATCCGGACAACGCTTGCGAACACGGACCGAACCGCGAAAACGGTAAATACCGTGTATCTGCTGCAGGCGCTAAGAATGCCATCTATCTTGGTTGAGGTGGGATTTCTGTCTCATCCGCAAGAATCGGTTCTGCTCGGCGATGACCTGTACCAACGAAAAGTAGCGACAAGCATTTACAGAGGCATTCTGCGCTATGAAGCGGGCGAACAGGCTAAGGACTACTCTTCCCCTAAACGGTAA
- a CDS encoding phage tail tube protein, whose amino-acid sequence MAFLKASDTISGQEGRAYAVIGTQIEEMFYVKKLEATVEKQKAEVKTLGRRGVQHKATGWSGSGSMTIFYMTSRFRQMMLDYMNTGVDQYFDIEVINEDPSSSIGAQRINLKGVNLDSVIMASLDTESDALEEEVSFTFEDVEIGKPFGTVS is encoded by the coding sequence ATGGCGTTCTTGAAAGCTAGCGATACGATTTCCGGTCAGGAAGGCCGCGCCTATGCGGTGATCGGCACCCAAATCGAAGAGATGTTCTATGTGAAAAAGCTGGAGGCTACGGTCGAGAAGCAAAAGGCGGAAGTCAAAACGCTGGGCCGCCGCGGCGTCCAGCATAAAGCGACGGGATGGTCGGGAAGCGGTTCGATGACCATTTTTTATATGACCAGCCGTTTCCGTCAAATGATGCTCGATTATATGAATACGGGAGTTGACCAGTATTTCGATATCGAAGTCATCAACGAGGACCCTTCGTCCAGCATCGGTGCTCAGCGGATCAATCTGAAGGGCGTCAATCTGGACAGTGTCATTATGGCTTCGCTCGATACCGAGTCGGATGCACTAGAGGAAGAGGTCAGTTTCACTTTCGAGGATGTAGAGATTGGCAAGCCGTTCGGAACGGTATCTTAA
- the gerD gene encoding spore germination lipoprotein GerD produces MRRAVLRNSGIALGLILVLTACGSEQSGSSSQQFSYKEMKTMVVDILKSEEGKKAVEEALSTPSGGGGGAGGNGTMSMKMLPQTNEQIRLAVKDTITAPEYQKEIEKIMTDPQFAGDFAKAISSQSKQLHLQLIKDPTYQKSVAQIMKSPEMMKMFLDLTKTPDYRKQTMTVMQETMQNPLFRMEVLALLKTVVQEELQPKVEKKGGGQQSSGGDSSGGDSGGGGDSGGGGQ; encoded by the coding sequence ATGAGACGGGCGGTATTACGGAATAGCGGAATTGCGCTCGGCCTAATTCTGGTCTTGACGGCCTGCGGAAGCGAGCAGAGCGGCTCTTCGTCACAGCAGTTCAGTTACAAGGAAATGAAGACAATGGTCGTCGATATATTAAAAAGCGAAGAAGGTAAAAAGGCGGTGGAGGAAGCACTCTCCACACCCAGCGGGGGCGGGGGCGGAGCCGGCGGAAACGGCACAATGAGCATGAAGATGCTGCCGCAGACAAATGAGCAAATTCGTCTGGCCGTAAAGGATACAATTACAGCTCCCGAGTATCAGAAGGAAATCGAGAAAATTATGACGGACCCGCAGTTTGCCGGGGATTTTGCCAAAGCTATCAGTTCCCAAAGCAAGCAGTTGCACCTTCAACTGATCAAAGACCCGACATATCAGAAATCGGTTGCCCAAATCATGAAATCTCCCGAAATGATGAAAATGTTCCTTGATCTTACCAAAACGCCGGATTACCGAAAGCAGACCATGACCGTAATGCAGGAGACGATGCAAAATCCTCTGTTCCGGATGGAGGTGCTTGCGCTGCTTAAAACAGTCGTTCAGGAAGAACTTCAGCCAAAAGTTGAGAAAAAGGGCGGCGGCCAGCAAAGCTCAGGCGGGGATAGCAGTGGCGGAGATAGCGGAGGCGGTGGAGATAGTGGAGGCGGCGGACAATAG
- a CDS encoding phage tail terminator family protein — MMSVQHLRSCITAALEQRFADIPVISSDGQAQTPGFRLFLVSAAYDRQREDRYAAVYRFGVRYEGVPVSEAEVMADALRDALTLVEGDGVSYRSVRQTWTGGADGEAALFTAEYSLYLQSERPETVRMGQFTEEGRLK; from the coding sequence ATGATGTCTGTACAGCATTTACGGAGCTGCATTACGGCTGCGCTGGAGCAGCGTTTTGCGGACATTCCCGTTATTTCAAGTGATGGTCAGGCGCAGACGCCGGGCTTTCGGCTGTTTCTGGTTTCGGCGGCGTATGACCGGCAGCGGGAAGACCGATATGCGGCGGTGTACCGGTTCGGTGTCCGCTATGAAGGCGTTCCGGTATCGGAGGCGGAGGTTATGGCGGACGCTTTGCGCGATGCTCTTACCCTTGTAGAAGGGGACGGGGTGAGCTATCGCAGTGTACGGCAGACCTGGACGGGCGGAGCGGATGGAGAAGCAGCTCTGTTCACGGCAGAGTATTCGCTGTACCTGCAAAGCGAGCGTCCTGAAACGGTGAGAATGGGTCAATTCACAGAGGAAGGAAGATTGAAATGA
- a CDS encoding PPK2 family polyphosphate kinase: MNIDRYMIKDTDGKILPKLNPGETGDFTNKEEAEAKMGILKERLAELQDIFFAQKKYALLIVLQGMDSSGKDGTVKHVFSGINPQGFTVTSFKKPTLDESAHDFLWRVHKQTPAKGYISAFNRSHYEEVLVPRVHGGQDKAETKRRFRHIRHFEEMLTEENTIIIKLFLHISKDKQLEKIQERLQDPTKHWKFDVSDLEERKYWDDYQEAYEDIFKETSKDNAPWYWIPANHRWFRNYLALSIVVMTLEKLKLSYPKLNMPTPDISELISPRH, encoded by the coding sequence ATGAACATCGACCGCTATATGATAAAAGACACAGACGGCAAAATACTGCCTAAGCTTAACCCTGGCGAAACGGGAGACTTCACAAATAAAGAAGAGGCAGAGGCCAAAATGGGCATACTCAAGGAACGGCTTGCCGAGCTACAGGACATTTTTTTCGCTCAAAAAAAGTATGCGCTGCTGATCGTCCTTCAAGGGATGGATTCCAGCGGTAAGGATGGCACGGTAAAGCATGTTTTCTCGGGAATCAATCCGCAGGGCTTTACGGTGACCAGCTTTAAAAAGCCGACCCTGGATGAGTCGGCCCATGATTTTTTATGGAGAGTGCATAAGCAGACCCCGGCAAAAGGATATATATCGGCCTTTAACCGCTCCCATTACGAAGAAGTGCTCGTACCCCGCGTTCATGGAGGCCAGGACAAGGCTGAAACCAAACGGCGCTTTCGCCACATCCGGCACTTTGAAGAGATGCTGACGGAGGAGAATACGATTATTATCAAGCTTTTTCTTCATATATCGAAGGACAAACAGCTGGAAAAAATCCAGGAGCGGCTCCAGGACCCGACCAAGCATTGGAAGTTCGATGTCAGCGATCTCGAAGAACGGAAATATTGGGACGACTATCAGGAGGCTTACGAAGATATTTTTAAAGAGACTTCCAAAGATAACGCGCCATGGTACTGGATTCCGGCCAATCACCGCTGGTTCCGCAACTATTTGGCATTGTCCATCGTAGTTATGACATTGGAGAAACTGAAGCTCTCTTATCCCAAGCTCAACATGCCCACTCCTGATATATCCGAACTGATCTCCCCGCGGCATTAA
- a CDS encoding KinB-signaling pathway activation protein, whose product MSGLNIRKWFHLFWTTLLIGSAGGVAAGLALQGISGAVSFHSLTDSFLYALILFGYGMLVSVYSQLGFFAYLILNYMGFGVFPRKIWQYIQLALAVISLFDLIFLRSFVGGERSLISDLTLGLSILFSAIAVAYFKVRETNASAWIPTFFFMTGITIVEMIGVLRIGVDNATLFIVVPLIACNAFQILRLHHIVRPAAGSSG is encoded by the coding sequence GTGAGCGGCCTGAATATAAGGAAATGGTTTCATCTGTTCTGGACAACGCTGTTGATCGGTTCCGCAGGAGGTGTTGCAGCCGGGCTGGCCCTTCAGGGAATCAGCGGTGCCGTTTCATTCCACAGCTTAACGGACTCCTTCCTTTATGCGCTTATCTTATTTGGCTACGGGATGCTTGTAAGCGTCTACTCTCAGCTTGGTTTTTTTGCGTATCTGATTCTGAACTACATGGGATTTGGCGTGTTTCCGCGAAAAATATGGCAGTATATACAGCTCGCGCTGGCGGTTATTTCCTTGTTTGATTTGATTTTTCTGCGTTCGTTCGTCGGGGGAGAGCGGAGCCTGATATCCGATTTGACTCTTGGTCTTTCCATTTTGTTTTCAGCCATTGCGGTTGCTTACTTCAAAGTGCGGGAAACCAACGCTTCGGCCTGGATTCCGACGTTCTTCTTCATGACCGGTATTACCATCGTGGAAATGATCGGCGTGCTGCGGATTGGCGTGGATAATGCAACCTTATTTATAGTGGTTCCGCTGATTGCCTGTAATGCATTCCAGATTTTGAGACTTCACCATATTGTGCGCCCGGCCGCCGGATCATCCGGATGA